The following is a genomic window from Hyphomicrobiales bacterium.
GCTACCCACGAGGCGCTCTGGCTTGTTGCTGCTTTAATTTGAATATTGTATATTTTATTCAGACGCAGTGAGGCGAGCGGATCGGCCCCGTGAATCAGCCCTGTTCGTGGTTTTCGGCTGGTGGCAGACAATCTGCCGTCATCGCTGACGTTGCCTGGGGTGTATTCCGTTCTTGCTATCGGAGGAAAAAGGCATGTGGTCCGGTGTTCTTCCCGCAGTGACATCAAAGTTCAAGGAAGATGGTTCTCTCGATCATGACGAGATGACCCGCTGCTTCGGCCTGCAGATGGATGCCGGCTGCGATGGCCTCATTGTTTGCGGCTCGCTGGGCGAGGGCCCGATGATGACGCTCGATGAGCGTATCGAGGTCATGCGTACGGCGAAGTCCGTCAGCGGCGGCAAGCCCGTGTTGATGACGGTCGCCGCGGCTTCCACCCGCGAAAGCTGTGAGATCGCGCAGCGCGCCGCCAAGGCGGGCGCTGATGGGCTGATGGTGGTGCCGAGCCTTGTCTATCAAACGAATGAGGCCGAGACGGTCTCGACGCTGCGGGCGGTCGCACAGGCCGGCGATCTGCCGATCATGATCTACTCCAACAAGATCGCTTATCGTGTCGACGTCACGCCGGCTTTGATGGAGGAACTCGCCTCGGACGAGCGTTTCGTCGCCATCAAGGAATCCTCCGACGACATTCGGCGGACGACCGAAATCTTCAATCGCCTCGGTGATCGCTATGCGGTCCTGACGGGCGTGGACAATCTCGCCTACGAGGCGCTTGCGGTCGGCGCGGTGGGCTGGGTCGCGGGTCTCGTCGGCGCCTTTCCCAAGGAGACGGTCGCCATCTACCGCCTGATGAAGCAGGGCCGCCATGCCGAGGCGCTGGCGCTCTACCGCTGGTTCCGTTCTCTGCTCGATCTCGATGTGAGCACCTATCTCGTCCAGAATATCAAGCTGGCGGAGATGCTGGCCATTGGCTCGAACGAGCGCGTGCGCGCCCCGCGCCAACCGCTTTCCGGTGAGACACGCAAGCGTGTGGAATCGGTCATCAGGAATGCGCTAGAGATTCGCCCCGCGCTGCCGGCCTTCGGCTGAGCGCAAAGACGGAGATCAGGGCGTGACGCATCCCGCAGTCGAAAGCGAAGTGGATGTCGCGGTCGTCGGTGCCGGCATCATCGGCGTAGCGGCGGCGTCCTTCCTGCAGGACGACGGGCGCGACGTCCTGCTGATCGACCGGGGCGAGCCTGCTCACGGCGCCAGCTTCGGCAACGCCGGCGCCTTCGCGTTCTCGGACATCCTGCCGCTTGCTTCGCCGGGCATCATGCGCAAGGCGCCCCGCTGGCTTGTCGATCCGCTGGGCCCGCTCACCATCCCGCCGGCCTATCTGCCGCAGATCCTGCCCTGGCTCATCCGTTTCTGGCGGGCGAGCCGGCCGGACCGCGTACGCGGCGTGATGGTGGCGCAGGCCGCGATGATGCGCTTTGCCTCACAGGAGATGGCCAGGCTCGTCGTATCCGCCGATCTCGGCGGCATGGTCCGCGCGGATGGATCGCTCGAACTCTACGAAAGTGAGGCGGAACTCGCGGCTTCGCTATCCGGGTGGACGGCCCGTGAGAAGCAGAGCATCGCCTTCGAGCATGTCCGCGGCGCCGTGATGGCGGATCTCCAGCCCGGGCTTTCGCCGCGCTTCGTGGCGGGCACATTCGTTCCCGGCTGGAAGACCGTGTCGGACCCTTACGATTTCGCCAGCGCGCTTGCCGCGCGCGTCATCCGGAGGGGAGGGCGCATCGCGCGTCAGGATGTCGCCGGGATGCGTCCCGTCGAGGGCGGCGTCGCTCTCGATTGCAGGGATGGCAGCACCATCATGGCGCGGCAGGCTGTCATCGCCTGTGGCGCCTGGTCGAAACCATTGGCTCGCGCTCTGGGGGATGACGTGCCGCTCGAGACCGAGCGCGGCTACAACACCACCTTGCCGCTGGAGGCTTTCGATATCCGGCGTCAGCTCATATTTGGCGGCCACGGCTTCGTCATCACACCCTTGTCGTCGGGGATCCGCGTGGGCGGAGCCGTGGAACTCGGCGGGCTCGCGCGGGCGCCCAACTTCGCCCGCTCGGAGGCGATGCTGCGCAAGGCCGCAGATTTCCTGCCCGGATTGAAGACAGGCGGCGGGCGTCAATGGATGGGCTTTCGCCCCTCTCTGCCGGATAGCCTGCCGGTTATCGGGCCGTCTCGCGCCGCGCGGACAATCATCTATGCCTTCGGCCATGGCCATCTCGGCTTGACGCAATCGGCCGGAACGGGACGGCTGGTGGCGGATCTCGTCGCGGGCCGTGCGCCGGCGCTTGATATCTCTCCCTTCTCACCGCAACGTTTCCAGAGCATTTTCGAGCGAAGTGGAAACCGGTTCGCGTGAAAAAAATGCGTAGAAACAAAGGCCTGGAGTAATCCGATGGATCGGAATTACTCCAGGAATAGAGCGGAGGCCCCCCAATGGCTCGCCACAGCTTCTTCTGTATCGACGGTCACACCTGCGGCAATCCCGTGCGCCTCGTGTCGGGCGGCGGGCCGAACCTCAAGGGCGCTACAATGATCGAGAAGCGCGCCCATTTCCTGCGGGAGTATGACTGGATCCGCACCGGCTTGATGTTCGAGCCACGTGGGCACGACATGATGTCCGGCTCAATCCTCTATCCGCCCACGCGTGAGGATTGCGATGTCGCGATCCTGTTCATCGAGACTTCGGGATGCCTGCCGATGTGCGGGCATGGCACGATCGGCACGGTCACCATGGCGATCGAGCACGGGCTCGTCACACCGCGTGAGCCCGGCGTGCTGCGCCTCGATACGCCAGCCGGCTTGGTGGTGGCTGAATACCGACAGGTGGGCGCCTATGTGGAGGAGGTGCGGCTCACCAACGTGCCGGCCTTCCTTCATTCCCGGGATCTCACGGCCGATTGCCCCGTTCTCGGCGAGATTACCGTCGATGTGGCTTATGGCGGCAATTTCTACGCAATCGTCGAACCGCAGGAGCGCTATCACGATATGGCGGATTTCACGGCCTCGGATCTCGTTCAGATGAGCCGCGGGCTCCGCCAGTCCCTCAACGCGCGCTATAGCTTCAGCCATCCGGAAAAGCCGGAGATCCAGGGGCTCAGCCATGTGCTGTGGACGGGCGCGCCGACTGAGGCCGAGGCGACGGCGCGTAACGCGGTATTCTACGGCGACAAGGCCATCGACCGTTCCCCCTGCGGCACGGGCACTTCGGCGCGCATGGCGCATTGGGCGGCGACAGGACGGCTGAGGGAAGGGGACGCCTTCATCCACGAAAGCATCATCGGCTCGCTCTTCCATGGCCGTGTCGAGCGGACGACGACGGTGGGCGGCAAGCCGGCGATCATCCCCTCCATTGCGGGATGGGCACGGACGACCGGCTACAACACCATCTTCATCGATGATCGAGACCCCTATGCCCATGGCTTTCAAGTCATCTGAAAGCCCAAGGTGCGGGAGCTGACAGGTTGCCCATCGGGGCCCAAATCGTTCTTGCCAATCGCTGCTTTGCGCCCTGAGGCCCTTCGTGCGACAGAAGTGATTCAGGCTTCACTCACAGGTAATCTGCGTATGACGACCGGTTCCCCTCGCCCGGGTAAAGCCTTGCACCATCGCACCATGGCGCAGGGTGCCACCGATGAATTGCGCCGCCGGATTCTGGATGGCGAGCTGCGCTCTGGAGAGCAACTGCGCCAGACCGCGCTGGCGGAGGAACTCGGTATCAGCCGCATTCCGTTGCGGGAAGCGCTGGTGCAACTGGAGGCGGAAGGTCTCGTCAGGATCAACGCACACAAGGGCGCGGTCGTGAGCGAGCTCACGAGCGACGAAATCGACGAGCTGTTCGACCTGCGCGCCGCCATCGAGCCGATGCTGCTGAAGCGTTCAGCTCCGAAACTGACCCAGGAAGACTTTGCCCGCATGCGGGCGCTGCTCGACGAATATGACCGGGAGCTGGAGGACGCCAACGTGAGGCGCTGGGGCGAACTCAATGCTGAGTTCCATCGCCTTCTCTATCAGCACGCCGACAGACCCCGTTCGATCGGCCTCGTCTTCAATCTGCTGCAGGAGTGCGATCGCTACACGCGGGTGCAGTTGTCCATGACCGGCGCCAAGGCCCGCGCGGAAGAGGAGCATCGCGAAATCCTCCGGCTCTGCGCGGAGCGACAATTCGCGGCCGCCGCGAAGCTTCTGGCGTCGCATATCCTCAATGTGTCGGCATCGCTCAACGCGCTCGTGCGCGCGAAATAGCCTACGGGCCGTTACCCCCGACTGACGTCGCTGGCCGACAGGTAGATGGCCGCGACGGCTTCGATGCCTTTTTGATCCAGCGCGTCAAAGTGCCCCTCATGGGGGCTGTCGAGATCGATTACCCCGATGACCGCGCCGTCCTTGATCAACGGGACGACGAGTTCCGAGCGCGAGGCCGCGTCGCAGGCGATATGTCCGGGAAAGGCATGGACATCCGCGACGAGCACCGGTTGCCGCCGCTCGACCGCCGTGCCGCAGACGCCGCGACCGACCGGAATGCGGACGCAGGCGGGCTTGCCCTGGAACGGGCCCAGCACGAGTTCGCCGTCGCGCATGAGGTAAAAGCCGGCCCAGTTGAGGTCCGGCAGCAGGTGGAAGAGAAGCGCCGATGTATTGGCGGCGTTGGCAATGGCATCCGTTTCGCCAGCCAGCAGCGCTTGCAGCTGCGCGCCAAGGTCACGATAGAACGCGGCCTTGTCACCGCTGTCCACGACGCGCGTCTCGAACATCGCTCGCCTTCTCCCCTGTTCACACGGTCCGTAGAGGAAGTGGCAGCCTGAAGCGCCTGGCGCAAGGTCCAATCGCGAGGCCGTGCAAAGTGGTGCCGGGATCGGACCTCTCGCCCCCGGAGATGGCTCGCCTTATGCCGATGGTGGATGGTGTGCTTGCCAATGGCGGGCGATATCCAGCCGGCGCGCCACCCAGACCTGCTCATGGCTCTGGATGTAATCCAGGAACCGCGCGAGGCCGGCGGCGCGGCCGGGGCGTCCCACCAGGCGGCAGTGCAGGCCGACGGTCATCATCTTCGGATAGGTCGCGCCTTCCGCGTAGAGAACGTCGAAACTGTCCTTCAGATAGCGGAAGAAGGCCTCCCCATCCTGAAAGCCCTGCGGGTTGATGAAACGCATGTCATTGGCATCGAGCGTATAGGGAATAATGAGATGCGCGCCCTGTGGGCCAGATGCCCAATAGGGCAGATCATCGGCGTAGGAATCGGAGGAATAGGCGAAGCCGCCTTCCTCCATCACGAGGCGCAGCGTGTTCTCCGACGAGCGCCCGGTGTACCAGCCGAGTGGACGCTCCCCCGTCGCGTCACGATGGACGCGGATGGCTTCGTGCAGCTGCGCCCGCTCCTCCGCCTCGGACATGGTGCGATACTCGATCCACTTGAGCGCGTGGCTGGCGATCTCCCAGCCGGATTCCTTCATGGCGGCGACCTGCTCGGGGCTGCGCATCAGCGCGGTCGCGACGCCGAAGACCGTCGCTTTCAAGCCTCGCTCGTCGAACAGCCGGCGCAGGCGCCAGAAGCCGGCGCGCGCGCCATATTCGAACATGCTCTCCACATTCATGTGGCGTTGCCCCGGCCAGGGCTGGGCACCGAGCACGTCCGACAGGAAGGCCTCGGAGGCCGGGTCGCCGTGCAGAATGGAGTTCTCGCCGCCTTCCTCATAGTTCACGACGAACTGGACGGCGATGCGGGCGCGCCCCGGCCACCGGACGGCCGGGGGCGTGCGGCCATAGCCGACGAGATCGCGGGGATAGGAGGCGTCAGTCATTGTGGGATACTCCGGCGAGCGCGAGCACGCTGTGCAGGAGGACATTGGCGCCCGCGGCGCAATCCTCCGGCGTGGCGCTCTCGGCCTCGTTGTGGCTGATGCCGTCCTTGCACGGCACGAAGATCATGGCGGTTGGCACGGCTGACGCGACGGCGCAGGCATCGTGGCCGGCCCCAGACGTCATTTCCCGATAGGGCAGACCGCGTTCGGCCGCCGCCTGGGCTATCCAGGCAGCGACGTCCTGCGAGAAGGACAGCGGCTCCATGCTCCAGATCGGATCAAGCATGATGGCGACGCCCCGGGCTGCGGCGATGCGCTCGATCTCAGCGCGCATCTCGGCGCGCATGCGGCTGAAATGATCGCCGTCCGGATGACGGAACTCCAGGCTGAAGCTGACCTCGCCGGGGACGGTATTGCGCGAGCCGGGGCTGGCCTTCGCCATCCCGATGGTGCCGACACCG
Proteins encoded in this region:
- a CDS encoding 1-pyrroline-4-hydroxy-2-carboxylate deaminase produces the protein MWSGVLPAVTSKFKEDGSLDHDEMTRCFGLQMDAGCDGLIVCGSLGEGPMMTLDERIEVMRTAKSVSGGKPVLMTVAAASTRESCEIAQRAAKAGADGLMVVPSLVYQTNEAETVSTLRAVAQAGDLPIMIYSNKIAYRVDVTPALMEELASDERFVAIKESSDDIRRTTEIFNRLGDRYAVLTGVDNLAYEALAVGAVGWVAGLVGAFPKETVAIYRLMKQGRHAEALALYRWFRSLLDLDVSTYLVQNIKLAEMLAIGSNERVRAPRQPLSGETRKRVESVIRNALEIRPALPAFG
- a CDS encoding hypothetical protein (Evidence 5 : Unknown function) — protein: MMSLREEHRTTCLFPPIARTEYTPGNVSDDGRLSATSRKPRTGLIHGADPLASLRLNKIYNIQIKAATSQSASWVASGKRGVDVAASERSRPWASLAPEGSGLAFWRACAQRVLDLRRR
- a CDS encoding 4-hydroxyproline 2-epimerase; this translates as MARHSFFCIDGHTCGNPVRLVSGGGPNLKGATMIEKRAHFLREYDWIRTGLMFEPRGHDMMSGSILYPPTREDCDVAILFIETSGCLPMCGHGTIGTVTMAIEHGLVTPREPGVLRLDTPAGLVVAEYRQVGAYVEEVRLTNVPAFLHSRDLTADCPVLGEITVDVAYGGNFYAIVEPQERYHDMADFTASDLVQMSRGLRQSLNARYSFSHPEKPEIQGLSHVLWTGAPTEAEATARNAVFYGDKAIDRSPCGTGTSARMAHWAATGRLREGDAFIHESIIGSLFHGRVERTTTVGGKPAIIPSIAGWARTTGYNTIFIDDRDPYAHGFQVI
- a CDS encoding putative Chitooligosaccharide deacetylase; uricase (Evidence 3 : Putative function from multiple computational evidences), with the protein product MTDASYPRDLVGYGRTPPAVRWPGRARIAVQFVVNYEEGGENSILHGDPASEAFLSDVLGAQPWPGQRHMNVESMFEYGARAGFWRLRRLFDERGLKATVFGVATALMRSPEQVAAMKESGWEIASHALKWIEYRTMSEAEERAQLHEAIRVHRDATGERPLGWYTGRSSENTLRLVMEEGGFAYSSDSYADDLPYWASGPQGAHLIIPYTLDANDMRFINPQGFQDGEAFFRYLKDSFDVLYAEGATYPKMMTVGLHCRLVGRPGRAAGLARFLDYIQSHEQVWVARRLDIARHWQAHHPPSA
- a CDS encoding GntR family transcriptional regulator: MTTGSPRPGKALHHRTMAQGATDELRRRILDGELRSGEQLRQTALAEELGISRIPLREALVQLEAEGLVRINAHKGAVVSELTSDEIDELFDLRAAIEPMLLKRSAPKLTQEDFARMRALLDEYDRELEDANVRRWGELNAEFHRLLYQHADRPRSIGLVFNLLQECDRYTRVQLSMTGAKARAEEEHREILRLCAERQFAAAAKLLASHILNVSASLNALVRAK
- a CDS encoding D-amino acid dehydrogenase small subunit, with product MTHPAVESEVDVAVVGAGIIGVAAASFLQDDGRDVLLIDRGEPAHGASFGNAGAFAFSDILPLASPGIMRKAPRWLVDPLGPLTIPPAYLPQILPWLIRFWRASRPDRVRGVMVAQAAMMRFASQEMARLVVSADLGGMVRADGSLELYESEAELAASLSGWTAREKQSIAFEHVRGAVMADLQPGLSPRFVAGTFVPGWKTVSDPYDFASALAARVIRRGGRIARQDVAGMRPVEGGVALDCRDGSTIMARQAVIACGAWSKPLARALGDDVPLETERGYNTTLPLEAFDIRRQLIFGGHGFVITPLSSGIRVGGAVELGGLARAPNFARSEAMLRKAADFLPGLKTGGGRQWMGFRPSLPDSLPVIGPSRAARTIIYAFGHGHLGLTQSAGTGRLVADLVAGRAPALDISPFSPQRFQSIFERSGNRFA
- the msrC gene encoding free methionine-(R)-sulfoxide reductase, which encodes MFETRVVDSGDKAAFYRDLGAQLQALLAGETDAIANAANTSALLFHLLPDLNWAGFYLMRDGELVLGPFQGKPACVRIPVGRGVCGTAVERRQPVLVADVHAFPGHIACDAASRSELVVPLIKDGAVIGVIDLDSPHEGHFDALDQKGIEAVAAIYLSASDVSRG